A DNA window from Hydra vulgaris chromosome 13, alternate assembly HydraT2T_AEP contains the following coding sequences:
- the LOC136090058 gene encoding uncharacterized protein LOC136090058, which produces MSEENMSENMSTDLPDILCRKELELTGKELELTGKELELTGKELELTGKELKLTGKELELTGKELELTGKELELTGKELELTGKELELTGKELELTGKELELTGKELELTGKELKLTGKELELTGKELKLTGKELELTGKELELTGKELELTGKELELTGKELELTGKELELTGKELELTGKELELTGKELELTGKELELTGKELELTGKELDDSIKKIRRM; this is translated from the exons ATGTCGGAAGAAAATATGTCTGAAAATATGTCGACAGATCTGCCAGACATATTATGTC GAAAAGAACTTGAGCTTACAGGAAAAGAACTTGAACTTACAGGAAAAGAACTTGAACTTACAGGAAAAGAGCTTGAACTTACAGGAAAAGAACTTAAACTTACAGGAAAAGAACTTGAACTTACAGGAAAAGAGCTTGAACTTACAGGAAAAGAACTTGAACTTACAGGAAAAGAACTTGAACTTACAGGAAAAGAACTTGAGCTTACAGGAAAAGAACTTGAACTTACAGGAAAAGAACTTGAACTTACAGGAAAAGAGCTTGAACTTACAGGAAAAGAACTTAAACTTACAGGAAAAGAGCTTGAACTTACAGGAAAAGAACTTAAACTTACAGGAAAAGAACTTGAACTTACAGGAAAAGAGCTTGAACTTACAGGAAAAGAACTTGAACTTACAGGAAAAGAACTTGAACTTACAGGAAAAGAACTTGAACTTACAGGAAAAGAACTTGAACTTACAGGAAAAGAACTTGAACTTACAGGAAAAGAACTTGAACTTACAGGTAAAGAACTTGAACTTACAGGAAAAGAACTTGAACTTACAGGAAAAGAACTTGAACTTACAGGAAAAGAACTTGATGATtcgataaaaaaa aTT